The Persephonella hydrogeniphila genome has a window encoding:
- the ribH gene encoding 6,7-dimethyl-8-ribityllumazine synthase, with the protein MRNIEGKLTAEGLKFAIVLGRFNNLITEKLLEGAIDCIIRHGGSEENITVIRVPGSFEIPLTAKKAAKSGEYDAVICLGAVIRGATPHFEYVAAEVTKGIALVSLETEVPVAYGILTTDTIEQAVERAGTKMGNKGFDAALTAIEMVNVLKEMD; encoded by the coding sequence ATGAGAAATATAGAAGGAAAACTTACAGCAGAAGGTTTAAAGTTTGCCATTGTATTAGGAAGATTTAACAACCTTATAACAGAAAAACTCCTTGAAGGAGCTATTGACTGTATAATCAGGCATGGTGGCTCTGAGGAGAATATTACTGTTATAAGAGTCCCCGGCTCATTTGAGATTCCTTTAACTGCCAAAAAAGCAGCAAAATCAGGGGAATATGATGCAGTTATCTGCCTCGGTGCTGTAATCAGAGGCGCCACTCCACATTTTGAGTATGTTGCTGCAGAAGTAACAAAAGGTATTGCACTTGTATCCCTTGAAACAGAAGTTCCTGTTGCATATGGTATTCTTACTACAGATACTATAGAACAGGCAGTGGAAAGAGCCGGTACAAAAATGGGTAATAAAGGGTTTGATGCTGCTTTGACAGCAATAGAAATGGTAAACGTTTTAAAGGAAATGGATTAA
- the yajC gene encoding preprotein translocase subunit YajC, which translates to MQGDPMSSIVGAVLWMIILIAIFYFLLYRPQQQQRKKHQEFINSLKKGDKVITSGGIVGEIKGIDDKTVTLKVAEGTMIKVLKTAVSAPYEEEKKED; encoded by the coding sequence ATGCAGGGCGATCCAATGAGCAGTATAGTTGGTGCTGTGCTGTGGATGATAATACTTATTGCCATATTTTACTTTTTACTGTACAGACCACAGCAACAGCAAAGAAAGAAGCATCAGGAGTTTATAAACTCTCTAAAAAAGGGAGATAAGGTCATTACTTCAGGAGGGATAGTAGGGGAAATAAAAGGGATAGACGATAAAACTGTAACTCTGAAAGTTGCTGAAGGGACAATGATAAAAGTTCTCAAAACTGCTGTTTCTGCTCCTTATGAAGAAGAAAAGAAAGAGGACTAA
- a CDS encoding DegT/DnrJ/EryC1/StrS family aminotransferase, whose amino-acid sequence MIPIIKPVFGAEEEKTVLEIMKSGQITRGKWTLKFKESFSDYIGTTFCHTVCSGTAALYVALKALGVNTKKDTVIVPSISFMATIDAVILAGGTPVVVDVGEDYCMDPSQLEDAVKKYSPKVVIPVHLFGQTADMDKINQICKDRGVYVLEDAAQAHGAEYKGKKAGNLGDISTFSFYASKNVAMGEGGAILTNSIELDEKISNWIEFGDHPALNLRITEFQAGIGYWQLQKLDETNEKRRKIARLYNEEFKELPGLILPKEFEGRKHVYHIYALRHPQRDEIVEKLIQKGIGARVYYEYTLHQLRNTEHLDCSFGEKITKEIFAIPVHAALKNDEVSYIIETVKDVINNL is encoded by the coding sequence ATGATACCGATAATAAAGCCTGTTTTTGGTGCAGAAGAAGAAAAAACTGTCTTGGAGATAATGAAAAGCGGACAGATCACAAGAGGAAAGTGGACTCTAAAATTCAAAGAATCCTTCAGTGATTATATAGGCACAACATTCTGCCATACAGTATGCAGTGGAACAGCAGCTTTATATGTAGCCTTGAAAGCCCTCGGAGTAAATACAAAAAAAGATACGGTCATAGTTCCATCAATAAGTTTTATGGCAACCATAGATGCTGTTATACTGGCAGGAGGAACTCCTGTAGTCGTGGATGTAGGAGAAGATTACTGTATGGATCCTTCCCAGCTTGAAGATGCTGTAAAAAAATACAGCCCAAAAGTCGTAATCCCTGTTCATCTATTTGGTCAAACTGCAGATATGGACAAGATAAACCAGATATGTAAAGATAGAGGCGTTTATGTTCTTGAAGATGCAGCTCAGGCACATGGAGCAGAGTACAAAGGAAAAAAAGCAGGAAATTTAGGAGATATCTCTACATTCAGCTTTTATGCATCAAAAAACGTTGCCATGGGCGAAGGAGGAGCTATACTGACTAACAGTATAGAACTTGATGAAAAAATATCAAACTGGATAGAATTTGGGGATCATCCTGCTCTTAATCTGAGAATAACTGAATTTCAGGCAGGTATAGGATACTGGCAGTTACAAAAATTAGATGAAACGAACGAAAAAAGAAGGAAGATAGCCAGACTTTACAATGAAGAGTTTAAAGAGCTTCCTGGTCTTATTCTTCCTAAAGAGTTTGAAGGAAGAAAACATGTATACCATATATACGCCCTTAGACATCCCCAGAGAGATGAGATTGTGGAAAAACTGATACAGAAAGGAATAGGAGCAAGGGTCTACTATGAATACACATTACATCAGCTGAGAAATACAGAACATTTAGACTGTAGCTTTGGTGAAAAAATAACAAAAGAGATATTTGCAATTCCTGTACATGCAGCTTTGAAAAATGATGAGGTGTCGTATATCATAGAAACAGTTAAAGATGTAATAAACAATCTTTAG
- the nusB gene encoding transcription antitermination factor NusB: protein MEKTGKFRKKAREILFRVLYSYDLKGGDIFEIVEEQIKEIRNKLSPEVIEYAYSIAKGITDSIEDIDRIISENLKEWRLERLGYPERALLRLGTYELVFSDIQDKGRVFVDILDLAKCYIDNEDTLKFINGVLSTIHKKYNKQDVKV, encoded by the coding sequence ATGGAAAAAACAGGTAAATTCAGGAAAAAAGCAAGAGAAATTCTATTTAGAGTTCTCTACAGTTATGATCTGAAAGGTGGAGATATATTTGAGATTGTAGAAGAACAGATCAAAGAGATAAGGAACAAATTATCTCCGGAAGTAATCGAGTATGCATACTCAATAGCAAAAGGTATCACCGACTCCATTGAGGATATTGACAGAATTATAAGTGAAAATCTGAAAGAATGGCGTCTGGAACGATTAGGTTATCCAGAAAGAGCTCTTCTAAGATTAGGTACGTATGAACTTGTTTTTTCTGATATTCAGGACAAAGGCAGAGTTTTTGTAGATATATTAGATCTGGCAAAATGCTATATAGACAATGAAGATACATTAAAATTCATAAACGGGGTTCTCAGCACCATCCACAAAAAGTACAACAAACAGGATGTAAAAGTATGA
- a CDS encoding metallophosphoesterase family protein, translating to MRIAVISDIHSNIHALEAVEKDIREKRADKIFCLGDIINFGAHPKETLDWVKENCDITIKGEHDIFVSNPEEVFLTNPYAIQAADWTYDQLSKEDFDYINSLENFYEEAEFILTHDEPSIPGTYHFLTSLRDAKETFTCFDNRFCFYGHAHLQILFVKDEDNVFSEKTGRYKIKENQQFLICAGSVGQPRDRDPRAGYTLVDTEENFIEFRRVEYDFEKAAADIINAGLPEVFSNILKMKKD from the coding sequence ATGAGAATAGCAGTAATATCAGATATACACAGTAATATACATGCCCTTGAAGCAGTAGAAAAAGACATTAGAGAAAAAAGAGCAGATAAGATATTCTGTTTGGGAGATATAATCAATTTTGGAGCCCACCCAAAAGAAACATTAGACTGGGTCAAAGAAAACTGTGATATTACCATAAAAGGAGAACATGATATATTTGTCTCAAATCCTGAGGAGGTTTTTCTAACAAATCCCTATGCTATACAGGCTGCAGACTGGACTTACGACCAGCTTTCTAAAGAAGATTTCGATTACATAAACTCTCTGGAAAACTTTTATGAAGAAGCTGAATTTATCCTCACTCACGATGAGCCTTCTATCCCCGGAACGTACCATTTTTTGACCTCACTGAGAGATGCAAAGGAAACATTTACATGCTTTGATAATCGTTTTTGTTTTTACGGGCATGCTCATCTCCAGATACTTTTTGTGAAGGATGAAGATAATGTGTTTTCCGAAAAAACCGGCAGATACAAAATAAAAGAAAACCAACAGTTCCTGATATGTGCCGGAAGTGTAGGTCAGCCCAGGGATAGAGATCCCAGAGCAGGATATACCTTAGTTGATACAGAGGAGAATTTTATAGAGTTCCGGAGAGTCGAATACGATTTTGAAAAGGCAGCGGCAGATATTATAAATGCCGGACTGCCTGAGGTATTTTCTAACATACTGAAGATGAAAAAAGATTAG